From a region of the Cucumis sativus cultivar 9930 chromosome 6, Cucumber_9930_V3, whole genome shotgun sequence genome:
- the LOC101222549 gene encoding AT-rich interactive domain-containing protein 1 — protein sequence MLSDEFMNCIAFDDNSISDFSKRIFDMKSDRMKSGDVFPRRSKKFKDIEHCNTENGDVQIIDPPFVKETNVVQEKSKQEPMLGLLDWLKGIARNPCDPSISSLPEKSKWKSYGNEEIWKQVLVVREEMFLKRQVDSSSEQSFMQKNQKMHPCMYDDDTAPIYNLRKRLSLDKKDLSQEPVSKASDSSPTDSLDDYKPVPLGSDYQARVPEWNGVISKSDLKWLGTQDWPLKKGRNRYLVERDPIGRGRRDPCGCMDPNSVGCVQFHVSEKRHKLKLELGDAFLQWRFDKMGEEVTFAWTVDDEKKFEDIVSSNPPSLGISYWEDIIESFPSRSKADLVGYYYNVFLLRRRGHQNRVTPNEINSDEESESGTATNGFGNEVHNSSGSIFYSPKKPR from the exons ATGTTGTCAGATGAGTTCATGAATTGTATTGCCTTTGACGACAATTCCATTTCAGATTTTTCCAAGCGAATATTTGATATGAAGAGTGATAGGATGAAGAGTGGGGATGTATTTCCTCGCAGAAGCAAGAAATTCAAGGATATTGAACATTGCAATACTGAAAATGGGGATGTACAAATTATTGATCCACCTTTCGTCAAGGAAACAAATGTTGTCCAGGAGAAGAGTAAGCAGGAACCAATGTTGGGATTGCTTGATTGGCTTAAAGGTATTGCAAGAAACCCTTGCGATCCCTCAATATCCTCATTACCAGAAAAGTCAAAATGGAAATCATATGGAAATGAAGAGATTTGGAAACAGGTTTTGGTGGTTCGAGAGGAAATGTTCTTGAAAAGACAAGTTGATTCAAGTAGCGAACAATCTTTCATGCAG AAAAACCAGAAGATGCATCCTTGTATGTACGATGATGATACAGCTCCGATTTACAATCTTAGGAAGAGATTAAGCTTGGATAAAAAGGATCTTTCTCAAGAACCTGTTTCTAAAGCAAGTGATTCGTCTCCTACAGATTCATTAGATGATTACAAGCCCGTTCCTCTGGGGTCAGATTATCAAGCTCGAGTCCCGGAATGGAATGGTGTGATATCCAAGAGTGATTTAAAGTGGTTGGGAACCCAAGACTGGCCCTTGAAGAAAGGAAGGAACAGATATCTAGTTGAAAGGGATCCCATTGGAAGAGGAAGGCGAGATCCTTGTGGGTGCATGGACCCCAATTCGGTTGGCTGTGTCCAATTTCACGTTTCTGAGAAAAGGCACAAATTGAAGCTTGAGTTGGGCGACGCGTTTCTTCAATGGAGATTTGATAAGATGGGGGAAGAAGTTACATTTGCTTGGACGGTGGACGATGAGAAAAAATTCGAGGACATAGTGTCATCAAACCCTCCGTCCCTTGGGATATCTTATTGGGAAGATATCATTGAGTCATTTCCTTCTAGGAGCAAGGCAGATCTTGTTGGCTACTACTATAATGTCTTTCTTTTGCGTCGTAGAGGACACCAAAATCGAGTTACGCCAAATGAAATCAATAGTGATGAGGAATCAGAATCCGGAACTGCAACCAATGGATTTGGAAACGAAGTGCATAATTCATCTGGCTCCATTTTCTACTCTCCTAAGAAGCCACGATAA